The following proteins come from a genomic window of Musa acuminata AAA Group cultivar baxijiao chromosome BXJ1-7, Cavendish_Baxijiao_AAA, whole genome shotgun sequence:
- the LOC135678864 gene encoding protein MODIFIER OF SNC1 11-like isoform X1, giving the protein MASQNPNAVAEAGEKAPVTPLPSSADPPPSPAAMAANMPALPAACLENPTPAPDASFAPQQPEIHGAGAVAGSSLSLASALEVGPVTDLQKKLRRAERFGMPVMLSEEEKRNSRAERFGTGSPLSGRKDIGQPEEQKRKARAERFGLKIDIVVDEEAKKKARLERFAPKSMMDTSEVEKRKARAIRFSQGSPQVGGQSNYDLKATTVAHA; this is encoded by the exons ATGGCGTCCCAAAACCCCAATGCCGTCGCGGAGGCCGGCGAGAAAGCACCGGTCACGCCTCTCCCGTCGTCGGCCGATCCTCCTCCGTCTCCTGCGGCGATGGCCGCCAACATGCCCGCTCTTCCAGCGGCATGCCTCGAAAACCCTACTCCTGCGCCGGACGCGAGCTTCGCACCGCAGCAGCCCGAGATCCATGGGGCCGGTGCCGTTGCAGGATCCAGCTTGAGCTTGGCGAGTGCTTTAGAGGTCGGCCCCGTCACCGATCTGCAGAAGAAGCTCCGGCGAGCCGAGCGATTTGGGATGCCGGTGATGCTCTCCGAAGAGGAGAAGCGGAATTCTCGAGCAGAGAG GTTTGGAACTGGGTCACCCTTAAGTGGAAGGAAAGATATAGGACAACCAGAGGAACAAAAAAGGAAGGCCCGAGCAGAGAG GTTTGGGCTTAAGATAGATATAGTAGTTGATGAGGAGGCAAAGAAGAAAGCTCGCTTGGAAAGATTTGCACCAAAGTCCATGATGGATACTTCAGAAGTGGAGAAAAGAAAGGCAAGAGCAATCAG GTTTTCACAAGGCTCACCTCAAGTTGGCGGCCAATCCAACTATGATCTG AAGGCAACAACAGTAGCTCACGCTTGA
- the LOC135678864 gene encoding protein MODIFIER OF SNC1 11-like isoform X2: MASQNPNAVAEAGEKAPVTPLPSSADPPPSPAAMAANMPALPAACLENPTPAPDASFAPQQPEIHGAGAVAGSSLSLASALEVGPVTDLQKKLRRAERFGMPVMLSEEEKRNSRAERFGTGSPLSGRKDIGQPEEQKRKARAERFGLKIDIVVDEEAKKKARLERFAPKSMMDTSEVEKRKARAIRFSQGSPQVGGQSNYDLATTVAHA; this comes from the exons ATGGCGTCCCAAAACCCCAATGCCGTCGCGGAGGCCGGCGAGAAAGCACCGGTCACGCCTCTCCCGTCGTCGGCCGATCCTCCTCCGTCTCCTGCGGCGATGGCCGCCAACATGCCCGCTCTTCCAGCGGCATGCCTCGAAAACCCTACTCCTGCGCCGGACGCGAGCTTCGCACCGCAGCAGCCCGAGATCCATGGGGCCGGTGCCGTTGCAGGATCCAGCTTGAGCTTGGCGAGTGCTTTAGAGGTCGGCCCCGTCACCGATCTGCAGAAGAAGCTCCGGCGAGCCGAGCGATTTGGGATGCCGGTGATGCTCTCCGAAGAGGAGAAGCGGAATTCTCGAGCAGAGAG GTTTGGAACTGGGTCACCCTTAAGTGGAAGGAAAGATATAGGACAACCAGAGGAACAAAAAAGGAAGGCCCGAGCAGAGAG GTTTGGGCTTAAGATAGATATAGTAGTTGATGAGGAGGCAAAGAAGAAAGCTCGCTTGGAAAGATTTGCACCAAAGTCCATGATGGATACTTCAGAAGTGGAGAAAAGAAAGGCAAGAGCAATCAG GTTTTCACAAGGCTCACCTCAAGTTGGCGGCCAATCCAACTATGATCTG GCAACAACAGTAGCTCACGCTTGA
- the LOC103991908 gene encoding uncharacterized protein LOC103991908 isoform X1 yields MANAEMMEISQQIDKQDVGSRIVDSLRGRLLAERVATKAAKEEAENLAKRLEELERELAEEIRCRRRAEKRLKHALKKLESLKHAKERSCSSSQCSATVNSGQCGPSEEVEGMAGDEGRCSLVGTVQDHVEDEPEFRSQESSTDASRTSCGDNKKGTSMDEGSKEERMLALIRGCRQPESEAPKLQNKEDVHHVLAALRNVKELLLFSLGSKANVYSPEQLLAGQRDSYQ; encoded by the exons ATGGCCAATGCAG AGATGATGGAGATATCACAACAGATAGACAAACAGGATGTTGGGTCGAGGATCGTGGACAGTCTGAGAGGGAGGCTGCTAGCAGAGAGAGTGGCCACCAAGGCGGCCAAGGAGGAAGCTGAGAACCTGGCCAAAAGG CTGGAGGAGTTAGAGAGGGAGCTGGCTGAGGAGATCAGGTGCAGAAGAAGAGCTGAAAAGAGGCTGAAGCATGCTCTGAAGAAGTTGGAGTCACTTAAGCACGCGAAAGAGAGAAGCTGCTCTTCCTCACAATGCTCGGCCACGGTGAATTCGGGACAATGTGGGCCATCGGAAGAGGTGGAAGGGATGGCAGGTGACGAAGGGAGATGCAGTCTGGTGGGGACTGTGCAGGACCATGTTGAGGATGAACCCGAGTTCAGGTCTCAGGAATCGTCTACTGATGCTTCAAG GACATCTTGTGGTGACAACAAGAAAGGGACATCAATGGACGAAGGTAGCAAGGAAGAGAGAATGCTGGCTCTCATTCGAGGATGTAGACAACCAGAGTCAGAGGCACCCAAATTGCAGAACAAGGAGGATGTGCATCATGTTCTTGCTGCTCTGAGAAATGTTAAAGAGCTGCTACTGTTCTCTCTGGGGAGCAAAGCTAATGTTTACTCTCCAGAACAGCTCTTGGCTGGTCAGAGAGACTCTTATCAATGA
- the LOC103991908 gene encoding uncharacterized protein LOC103991908 isoform X2, protein MQIDKQDVGSRIVDSLRGRLLAERVATKAAKEEAENLAKRLEELERELAEEIRCRRRAEKRLKHALKKLESLKHAKERSCSSSQCSATVNSGQCGPSEEVEGMAGDEGRCSLVGTVQDHVEDEPEFRSQESSTDASRTSCGDNKKGTSMDEGSKEERMLALIRGCRQPESEAPKLQNKEDVHHVLAALRNVKELLLFSLGSKANVYSPEQLLAGQRDSYQ, encoded by the exons ATGCAG ATAGACAAACAGGATGTTGGGTCGAGGATCGTGGACAGTCTGAGAGGGAGGCTGCTAGCAGAGAGAGTGGCCACCAAGGCGGCCAAGGAGGAAGCTGAGAACCTGGCCAAAAGG CTGGAGGAGTTAGAGAGGGAGCTGGCTGAGGAGATCAGGTGCAGAAGAAGAGCTGAAAAGAGGCTGAAGCATGCTCTGAAGAAGTTGGAGTCACTTAAGCACGCGAAAGAGAGAAGCTGCTCTTCCTCACAATGCTCGGCCACGGTGAATTCGGGACAATGTGGGCCATCGGAAGAGGTGGAAGGGATGGCAGGTGACGAAGGGAGATGCAGTCTGGTGGGGACTGTGCAGGACCATGTTGAGGATGAACCCGAGTTCAGGTCTCAGGAATCGTCTACTGATGCTTCAAG GACATCTTGTGGTGACAACAAGAAAGGGACATCAATGGACGAAGGTAGCAAGGAAGAGAGAATGCTGGCTCTCATTCGAGGATGTAGACAACCAGAGTCAGAGGCACCCAAATTGCAGAACAAGGAGGATGTGCATCATGTTCTTGCTGCTCTGAGAAATGTTAAAGAGCTGCTACTGTTCTCTCTGGGGAGCAAAGCTAATGTTTACTCTCCAGAACAGCTCTTGGCTGGTCAGAGAGACTCTTATCAATGA